The Micromonospora siamensis genome contains the following window.
CCGTCGGCAAGCTCCAGGGCGAGGGCCTGAGCAAGTGCCTGTCCGACAAGGGCGTCAAGAACCCGGCGATCGCCTACCTCAACGGCTCGCCGACCGACAACAACGCGACCCTGTTCAAGAACGGGTACGACTCGGTCCTCAAGCCGAAGTTCGACTCGAAGGAATACACCAAGGTCGCCGACGACTCGGTGCCGGACTGGGACAACGCCCAGGCCGCCACGATCTTCGAGCAGCAGCTGACCAAGGCCCGCGGCAAGATCGACGGTGTGCTCGCCGCCAACGACGGCCTCGGCAACGCGGCCATCTCGGTGCTGAAGAAGAACAAGCTCAACGGCAAGGTTCCGGTGACCGGCCAGGACGCCACCCCGCAGGGCCTGCAGAACATCCTCGCCGGTGACCAGTGCATGACCGTCTACAAGGCGATCAAGAAGGAGGCCGACGCGGCCTCCGAGCTGGCCATCGCCGTCGCCAAGGGCGAGAAGAAGGACACCGGCCAGACCGTCAAGGACCCGGAGGGTGGCCGGGACGTCCCCGCCGTCCTGCTGGAGCCGAAGGCGATCTACAAGGACAACGTCAAGGAGGTCGTCGACGACGGCTTCGTGACCAAGGACGAGCTCTGCACCGGGGCGTACGCGAAGCTCTGCGCCGACGCCGGCATCAGCTGACCCACGCCAACGGTCGTACCCGCTCCACGCGGCGCCGCCCGGCACGGATGATCCGTGCCGGGCGGCGCCCACGCCGGACGGGACCCGAGATCTCCCCTCCATCCGAAGGAGACCCCCAGTGTCCGCAACCCCCCTGCTGGAGCTGCGCGGGATCGACAAGAGCTTCGGTCCCGTCCAGGTCCTGCGTGACGTCGCCTTCGCCGCGCACCCCGGCGAGGTGACCGCGCTCGTCGGCGACAACGGCGCCGGCAAGTCGACCCTCGTCAAGTGCATCAGCGGCATCTACCCGGCCGACTCCGGCGAGTTCCTCTTCGACGGCCGACCGGTCACCATCAACAGCCCGCGCGACGCCTCCGCGCTGGGCATCGAGGTCGTCTACCAGGACCTCGCGCTCTGCGACAACCTCGACATCGTGCAGAACATGTTCCTCGGCCGGGAGAAGCGCAGCGGCATCGTGCTCGACGAGCCGACCATGGAGCAGATGGCCGCCGAGACCCTCGCCGGGCTCAGCGTCCGCACCGTGAAGTCGCTGCGCCAACACGTCTCCAGCCTCTCCGGCGGCCAGCGGCAGACCGTGGCCATCGCCAAGGCGGTGCTCTGGAATAGCAAGCTGGTCATCCTGGACGAGCCGACCGCCGCCCTCGGCGTCGCGCAGACCGCCCAGGTGCTCGAACTGGTCCGCCGGCTGGCCGACAACGGCCTCGCCGTGGTGCTGATCTCGCACAACATGAACGACGTCTTCGCCGTCTCCGACCGGATCGCCGCGCTCTACCTCGGCCAGATGGTCGCCCAGGTGAGGACCACCGACATCACCCACTCGCAGGTGGTGGAGCTGATCACCGCCGGGCGTTCCGGCAACCTCGGCCTGGCCGCCGAGCCCGCACTGAGCACCACCGGCAGCGGCGCCGAGTCCGCCGACACCAACCCGGGAGCCGTCCGATGACCACCACCGTCGTCAAGAAGGAAGGCACGGCCGCCGTCGCGCCGGCGCCGAGCGTCGGCAGCCACGTCCGCAACTACGTCAGCCGGGTACGCGGCGGCGACATCGGCGCGCTGCCCGCCGTGCTGGGGCTGATCGTGCTCTGCACGGTCTTCTCGATCATGCGGCCGTCGTTCCTGAGCGCCGGCAACTTCGCCAACCTCTTCACCCAGGGCGCCGCGACCACGCTGATCGCGATGGGCCTGGTCTTCGTGCTGCTGCTCGGCGAGATCGACCTCTCCGCCGGCTTCGCCAGCGGCGTCTGCGCGGCCATCCTGGCCAACGTCGTCACCGTGCTCGGCTACCCCTGGTACGTGGCGGTGCTCGCCGCCATCGTCACCGGCGTGGTGATCGGCACCGTGCTCGGCCTGCTGGTCGCCAAGGTCGGCATCCCGTCCTTCGTGGTCACCCTCGCCGGCTTCCTCGCCTTCCAGGGCATCGTGCTGATGCTCATGAAGTCGGGCACCAACATCTCGGTGCGGGACGACACGCTGGTCGCGATCGCCAACCGCAACCTCTCCCCCGCCCTGGGCTGGCTGCTCGCCGCCCTCGCGGTCGGTGGCTACGCCGCCGTGCAGCTGCTGCGGCACCGCAACCGCGTCAAGCGGGGCCTGGTCACCGACCCGGTCGCCGTGGTCGCCGCCCGGATCGGCGTCCTCGCCGTCCTGCTCGGCCTGGCCGTCGCCCTGCTCAACCAGGAGCGCAGCCGCAACGTGCTGGTCACCTCGCTCAAGGGCGTGCCGATCGTGGTACCGATCATCGCGGTGCTCCTGGTCGTCTGGACCTTCGTGCTCCAGCGCACCAGCTACGGCCGGCACATCTACGCGGTCGGCGGCAACAAGGAAGCCGCCCGCCGGGCCGGCATCAACGTCGACAAGATCCGCATCTCGGTCTTCGTGATCTGCTCCGCGATGGCCGCCGTCGGCGGCATCGTGGCCGCCAGCCGGGCCAACTCGGTGGACCCGAACACCGGTGGCAGTAACGTGCTCCTCTACGCCGTCGGCGCGGCCGTGATCGGTGGCACCAGCCTCTTCGGTGGCAAGGGCCGGGTCCTGGACGCGGTGCTCGGCGGCGCCGTGGTCGCGGTCATCGACAACGGCATGGGCCTGATGGGTTACAGCTCGGGAGTGAAGTACGTGGTCACCGGACTGGTTCTGCTCCTCGCCGCCAGCGTGGACGCGCTGTCGCGACGGCGTTCCGCCGCGGCCGGCGCCCGCTGACCCGTACCGAAAAAGGTGGCGGTGGCGATGCGCGCGGGACCGAGCCAGGACGAGATCCGGCGGCAGAACCTGGGCGCGTTGCTGCGGTACGTGCACGTCCACGGGGCCACCACCCGCGCGGAGCTCACCACCGCGCTGGGGCTCAACCGAAGCACCATCGGCGCGCTGACCGCCGACCTGGCCGGCGCCGGGCTGGTCAGCGAGGGGACGCCGAAGGAGACCGGCCGGGCCGGACGACCGTCACTGGTCGTCCGGCCCGAGTCCGGGCGGGTCTACGCGTACGCGTACTCGGTGGAGGTGGACCGGCTGCGCGCCGCGCGGGTCGGTCTCGGCGGCGCGGTGCTCGACCGCCGCGAACTGGACCGGCCGCGCAACCTGCTGGCCGGGGAGGCCGCCCCGCTGCTGGCCGGCGCGGTCAAGGAGATGCACCACGCGGTGCCCGCGGACGCGGTCTGCGTCGGCGCCGGCGTGGCGGTCTGCGGCATGGTCCGGCGCGAGGACGGGCTGGTCCGCCTCAGTCCCACCACCGGCTGGGTGGACGAGCCGATCGGTGCCGCCCTCGCCGCCGAGCTGGGCATCGACGTACCCATCACGGTCGGGAACGTGGCCGACGTGGCGGCCTTCGCCGAACACGCCCGTGGCGCCGCGGCCGGCTGCGACAACGTCATCTACCTGTACGGCGACGTCGGCGTCGGCGCCGGCATCATCGCCGGCGGCCGGCGGCTCACCGGCCACGGCGGGTACGGCGGCGAGGTCGGTCACATGGTGGTGGTCCGCGACGGCGCCCGCTGCGAGTGCGGCTCCCGAGGCTGCTGGGAGACCGAGATCGGCGAACACGGCCTGCTGCGCACCGCCGGCCGGGACGACGCCCGGGGGCGGGACGCGCTGCTCGGCGTCTTCGACGCCGCCGACCGGGGCGACGCCCGCGCCCAGAAGGCCGTCCGGCAGGCCGGCGACTGGCTCGGCTTCGGCGTGGCCAACCTGGTCAACATCTTCAACCCGGAGATGGTCATCTTCGGCGGCACCATGCGCGACCTCTACCTGGCCGCCGCGGCCCAGGTGCGCAGCCGGCTCAACTCGATGGCGCTGCCCGCCTGCCTGGAGCACGTCCGGCTGCGGACGCCGAAACTGGGCGACGACGCGGCCCTGGTCGGCGCCGCCGAACTGGCCTTCGAACGGCTCCTGGCCGACCCGCTCGACGCCGGCTGACGCGCGCCCACCCCGCCCGGCGTCAGCCCGTCCGGGCGACGTCACCAGGAGCGGGCGCCTCGTCGTCGGTCGGCCGGGGCGCCGCCACCGGCGACGGCGCGCCGGACGCCGGGTGGTCCAGTCGGCGCCAGGTCGGGCTGAGCAGCGGCCAGACGGTCACCGCGAGGTACGCGCCGCCGAAGACCAGTGCCGCCACCGCCGGGGTGGCCAGGTCGGCGCAGTAGCCGGCGAGCAGCCCGCCGAGCGGGATGCCGCCCCAGGAGATCGCGTGCCCGAGCCCGAGGACCCGGGCGCGCAGCGCCTCGGGAATCCGCTCGTAGGTGATCGCGCCGAGGATCGGGTTGATCGCGGCGAGGCCCAGCCCGGCCACGAAGGAGATCAGGTAGACCGCCCAGAGCCGGTCGACCAGGGCCAGCGCCAGGAACCGGGGCGCACCGCCGACCAGGAAGCCGACCGCGAAGGTGGCGAAGCGCGGCACCCGGGGGGCGAGCGCGGTGAAGACGACGTTGCCGAGCACCGCGCCGACCGCGAACGAGGCGGAGAGCGCGCCGAGCGCGGCCGGTGAGCCGGCCACCTCGCGCGCCCAGACCGGGGCCAGCACCGAGGAGTACGCGGCGTCGGCCAGGTTGGTCACCAGGAGCAGCACGGTCACCGAGCCGACCAGCGGATCCCGGAACAGGAAGCGCAACCCCTCGCCGAGTTCCCGCAGGTAGCTCGCCCATCGGCCCGGCCGCGCCGGCGCCGGAGCGGGCGCCACCGTCCGGACCGGGTCCGCCGGGGCCGGGACCAGGGCGGCCACGACCAGGCTGGCGAGCAGGAAGCTCACCGCGTCCAGCGCCAGCACCGCCGGGGCCTCCAGCGCCAGGATGAGTACGCCGGCCAGCGGCGCGCCGAGCAGGGTGGCCAGCCGGCCCAGCCCGTCGTGCAGGGCGGTGGCCCGGGTCAGCGCCATCCCGGAGGCGGTCACCGCGTCCGGAAAGAGCACCCGTTTCGCCGTCTCGCCGAAGCCGCGCAGCAGTCCCACCAGGGCGATCAGGGTGACCAGCAGGCCGAAGTCGAGTCGCCCCGCGTGGTGCAGCACGGGCACGGCCAGCAGCACGGGTGCACTGGCCAGGTCGGCCACCACGCTGACCCGCCGGTGACCGAGCCGGTCCAGCAGTGGACCGCCGAGCCCGCAGGCCAGCACGTACGGCAGCATCTCGGCGAACGCGACGACGCCGGCGCGGGCGGCGCTGCCGGTGGTGGCCAGGGTGAACCAGGGCAGCGCCACCATGCTCATCCGGGTCCCGGTCAGCGAGATCAGCTCGGCGGCGAGCAGGCCGGTCAGCGGGCCGCGTCGCCGGCTCACCGCTCCCCCTCGGGCCGGCTGTCCGGCGCGTCGGGCGCGGTGTCCGGCGCGTCGGGCTGGCGCAGGAAGGGCAGGAGCTGCGCCTGGAGCACCACGGACTCGGTGCCGGGCGGGGCGGGGACCTCGGGGTCGTCCCGTCGGTAGTCGTCGAGCAGCGCGAAGAGCCGTTCGTGCAGCTCGGCGGCCTCGTCCCGGGTGAGCCGCAGTCGCCAGTTGCTCAGCGTGCTGGTGGCCGCCCACTCGCGCGGCAGCGCCGCCCACTCGCCGAGCCAGCGGTCGACCCGTTCGGCGTACGCGGCGGCGACGGCGCGCAGGTAGGCCTCGGTGTCGGCGGGTGCCTGGTCGCCGAGGTCGCCGTCGAGCACGGTGTTGCGGTGGGCGGCCCGCCACCAGCGTTCCCGGCCGGCCGACCGCTGCGGGTCGTCGACGACGAAGCCGTACTGGGCGAGTTGGCGCAGGTGGTAGCTGGTGGCGCCGGTGGACTGACCGAGCCGCTCGGCGAGCCCGGTGGCGGTGGCGGGGCCCTGCTCGCGGAGCACGTTGAGGATGCGGACCCGCAGCGGGTGGGCCAGCCCGCGCAGAGAGGTGGCGTCGGGTCGGATCTCCCTGGGTGTCATGACCGCAAAGTTATCTTTGCAAAGAAGTCTTTGCAATTCCTTCTTTGCAGGAAGGGATCACTTCGCGGCGTCGGTGAACTGTTCCGGCCGCCCGGCCGTACCAGACGACGACGGGTCGCCGGCCGGTGCCGGCGACCCGAACCGGGTCAGGTCCGCCAGGAGGAGGCACCGCAGCATGGCACCGCTGGAATCCGTACGTCGCCGGTCCGGGCCCCAGGCCCGCCGGGTGGCCGTCCTGCTCGTCGCGGTGCTGGCCGGCCTGGCGCCGCTGCCCGGCACCGCCTCGGCCGCCCCGGCACCCGGCAACCAGCTCAACGCCGCCGACATGACGCTGCTCAACGGCGTACGGCTGGCCGGGCTCTGGGAGATGCCGGCCGGCCAGATGGCGGCGCAGAAGGGCCAGTCGAAGCGGGTCCGGGAGGTCGGGGCGGAGATCTCCCGCCAGCACGGCGTCCTCGACCAGCTGGTGGTGGAGGCCGCCAACCGGCTCGGCACCACCCTGCCGACCGACCCCACCGCCGAGCAGAAGGGCTGGCTGTCGGAGATGCAGGAGGCCCGCGGCACCCAGTTCGACCAGATCTTCGTCACCCGGCTCCGGGTCGCCCACGGCAAGATCTTCCCGGTGATCGGCGCCGTACGGGCCAGCACCCGCGACCCGATCGTCCGCAAGCTCGCCGACGAGGCCAACACGTTCGTCTCCGACCACATGCAGATGCTGGAGAGCACCGGGCTGGTCCGCTGGCAGCAGCTGCCGCCGGCCGCCATGCCCCCGGCGCAGAGCGACTCACTGCTGGCCGCCGCCCGGGCCGGCGCCCCGATCGGCCCCTCCACCGGGGTCAGCACCACCGTGGTCTGGCTGGTCTTCCTCGCCGCCCTGGGCACCGCCGGCCTGGCCACCTACCGGGTGCTGCGCCGCAGCTGACCGGGGCTGACCAGGCCGACCCGACGCACGGCCGGACGACGGGCACCGGACAGACCTGAGCCGGGCGGGAACCCACCCGCCCGGCTCAGCCGTGCCAGGAACGCCAGAGGGCCGCGTACGAGCCGTCCGCCGCGACCAGCTCGTCGTGGCTGCCCAGCTCGGCGATCCGGCCGTCCTCCACCACCGCCACCCGGTCCGCGTCGTGCGCCGAGAAGAGCCGGTGCGCGATGGCGATCACCGTACGACCGCGCAGCACCGCGGCCAGCGACCGCTCCAGCGCCCGGGCCGCCCGCGGGTCGATCAGCGAGGTCGCCTCGTCCAGCACCAGCGTGTGCGGGTCGGCGAGCACCAGCCGAGCCAGGGCCAGCTGCTGCGCCTGCGCCGGGGAGAGCGGATGGCCACCCGCACCCACCACGGTGTCCACCCCGTCGGGCAGGGCCTGAGCCCAGCCGAGGGCGTCCACCGCGGCCAGCGCCGACCGGACGGCCTCGTCGTCGGCGTCCGGCCGGACCATCGCCACGTTCTCCGCCAGCGTGCCGATGAAGACGTGGTGCTCCTGGCTGACCAGCGCCACGTGCGTACGCAGCTCGGCCAGGGGCAGCCCGGACAGCGGCCGGCCGGCCACGGTCACCGAACCGGAACGGGGGGCGTGCACCCCGGCCAGCAGCCGGCCCAGCGTGGACTTGCCGGCGCCGGACGGGCCGACCATCGCCAGCGTCTCCCCCGGCCTCGGCACCAGGGTCACCCCGTGCAGCACGTCGTGACCGTCGCGGTACGCGTACCGGACGTCGTGCGCGGCGACCCGGCGGTCGCCGTCGGCCGGCGCGACGCCGGCCGACGCCGGAGCCGGCTCGCTGTCCCCGGAGACCCCCAGCAGCCGGGCCATCGAGGCGCCGCCCACCTGCAACTCGTCCAGCCAGGAGAGCAACCGGTCGATCGGGTCCACCAGCTGCTGCACGTAGAGGGTGGCCGCGGTGACCTGCCCCAGGCTGACCCAGCCCTTCAGGTGGAACCAGCCGCCGATCAGCAGGGTGGCGGTCACCGGCACCACGTACCCGATCTCGGCGACCGGGAAGAAGACGGTCCGCAGGTTGAGCGTGTAGCGCTCGGCCGCGTACGACCGGCGGATGTCGGCGTCGCCGCGGGCCCGGCGGCGGGCCTGCTGGCGCAGCGCCTCGGTGGTCCGGGCCCCCTCCACGGCCTCGCTGATCCCGTCGGTGATGTCCGAGTAGGCGGCGTTCTCCCGCAGGTAGCCGGCGGGAGCGCGGCGCAGGTACCAGCGGGTGCCGGCCCAGAGGACCGGCACCGCCAGCAGGCAGGGCAGCGCCAGCAGCGGCCCGGTGAGCAGCAGCGCGCCGACGATCAGCACCACGGTCACCGCCGCGATCAGCGTCTCCGGCATCGCGAACCGGACCGTCTTGGACAGCGCCGCGACGTCCCGCGAGGTCCGGGTCAGCAGGTCACCGGTGCCGGCGCGTTCCACGGTGGACAGCGGCAGGGCGAGCACCCGGTCGACGAACTCCTCGCGCAGCTCGGCGAGGACCCGCTCGCCGAGCCGGGCCGACGCGAGGTGCGCGAGGCGGACCAGCACCGCCTGGGCCACCACGAAACCCGCGATGGCCAGCGCGATCCGGTCCACGGTCACCGTCGCCACGCCCTGGGAGATCCCCTCCACCAGGTCGCCGAGGAGCCGGGGCGCGACCAGGCCGGCCGCGGCGGCCAGCGCGTGCAGGCCGAGCGCCCCGACCAGGGCGCGCGGGTGCCGGCGCACCAGGGCACGGGCGTACCGGCGGACCTGGTGGGCGTCGGCGACGGGCAGCGCGCTGCTCACGCCTCCTCCTCCCGGCTCACCGCGGCCGCGTAGCGCGGCTCCGCGGCGAGCAGCTCGTCGTGCCGGCCCTCGGCCACCACCTTGCCGTCCTCCACGAAGATCACGTGCTCGGCCCGCCCCAGCACCAGCGGCGACGTGGTGCAGACCAGGGTGGTCCGGCCCAGCCGGGCCGCGCCGAGCCGGTCGGCGATGCGGGCCTCGGTGTGCGCGTCCACCGCGCTGGTCGGCTCGACCAGCACCAGCGTCTCCGGATCGGCGACCAGCGCCCGGGCCAGCCGCAACCGCTGCCGCTGGCCGCCGGAGAACTCCCGACCCCGCTCGGCCACCCGGCTGTCCAGGCCGTCCGGCAGGCCGGCCACCACGTCGGTGGCGCTCGCCGCGACCAGCGCCGCCTCGACGGCGGCCCGGTCGCCGCGGTCGTGCGGGTCCAGCTCCGCGAGCAGCGCGCCGGTGAACAGGTGCGCGTCGTTGTCGGCCACCAGGATCCGCTCGCGCACCGTCGCCAGCGCCACCTCCCGCAGCGGTACGCCGTGCAGCGTCACGTCGCCGTCGACGTACCGGCCCAGCCGGTCGGCGATCTCGGTGGCGTCCGCCGGATCGGTGGCGGCCAGCGCGGTGAACGTGCCGGGGCGCAGCACCAGCCCGGAGCGCTCGTCGACCAGCTCACCCGGCCCGTCGGGCAGCGGCACCGGCCGGGCCGGCTGGGCCAGCTCCGGGGCGAGCCGGAGCAGCCGGACCACCCGGCGGGCGGCCACGTGTCCCCGGGTCAGCTTGTCGGCCGCCTCGGTCAGGTTCCGCAGCGGGCTGACCAGGAACGCCGTGTAGCCGTAGAAGGCGACGAGCTGACCGGCGCTGAGCTGACCGCGCAACGCGAACCGGGCCCCCAACCAGGTCACCAGCACCAGGAACGCGCCGGGCAGCAGGATCTGCGCCGCCTGGAGCAGCGCCTCCACCCGGGCCACCCGCAGGCCGTCGACGCGCAACCGCTGGGACTGTTCGCGGTACCGGGCCGACAGCACCGGCTCGCCGCCCACCCCGCGCAGCACCCGCAGCCCGGAGACGATGTCCCCGGCCCGGGCGGTGAGCCGCCCCTCGGAGTCCCGGTACGCCTGCTGCTGCCGGTGCAGCGGCCGGATCAGCAGCCCGACCAGCCCCATCAGCAGCGGTACGCCGAGCACCACGACCAGCCCGAGCGGCACCGACGCGGTGAGCAGGATCGCCGCGACGGTGGCGATGGCGACCACCGAACCGGTGCCCCGGGCGGTGATGTCCACCGCGTGGCCGATCTGGCCGATGTCGGCCGTACCGATGGCGACCACCTCGCCCGCGGCGACCCGGCGGGGCAGCGCGGCGCCGAGCCGGTTGGTCGCCTCGACCGTGAGCTGCACCGTCCGGTACGAGGCGGCGAGCCAGTTGTGCACCGCGCAGCGGTGCCGCAGCACCCCGGCGACCGCCTGGAGCACGCCCAGCCCGAAGAGGGTGGCCGCCCAGGTGAGCAGCGCGTCCGGGTCGCGGTGGGTGAGGCCGGCGTCGATCGCCCGGCCCACGGCCGCGGGCATCAGCGCCTGCGCCACCATCCAGACGACGCCCAGCGCGATGCCGCTGCCGAAGAGCAGCGGGTGCCGACCGGCCAGCCACACCAGGTAGCGGGTGGCGGACCGGTCGTCGGGGGTGCCGGGATCACCGGCCGGTGAGAAGCGCATGGCTTCTCGACGCTAGGTCCCCGACCTGCCCCGACGCGAACGAATTCACGCCCGACGGGCCGTCGGAGGTCAGCGGTCGACCTGGGTGAAGTCCCAGGAGTGCGGCGGGCGGGCCAGCAGCGTCGCCGGTGGGTCGGGCAGCTCGCGCGGGCTGCTCCGCCACTTGGAGATCACCACCACCCGGTGGTCGGTGGAGGAGAAGACCTCACTGGACAGGTGCAGCGGATCGTGCTCAAATTCGGGCAGCGCCGTGTCGCAGACCCAGGTGATCAGGTCGGCGAGGCCGTACGACTCGGCCCGCGCCTCCCACATCCGGACGATCACAGCCGCCACCCCTCCGTCGCCGTCACACGCTCACCGTGGTCAGTGGCAGCGCCGAGTCGGCCGGCAGGTCCAGCCGGCTCGG
Protein-coding sequences here:
- a CDS encoding sugar ABC transporter substrate-binding protein, translated to MRKGFLTFAAVGLLAAGSMAACGDNSSDSNQAGGSNDKKPKIGVILPDSKSSARWEGADRKFLKEAFDAAGVESDIQNAQGDKSAFQTIADQMITSGVTALMIVNLDSGTGKAVLDKAKSQGIATIDYDRLTLGGSAQYYVSFDNEAVGKLQGEGLSKCLSDKGVKNPAIAYLNGSPTDNNATLFKNGYDSVLKPKFDSKEYTKVADDSVPDWDNAQAATIFEQQLTKARGKIDGVLAANDGLGNAAISVLKKNKLNGKVPVTGQDATPQGLQNILAGDQCMTVYKAIKKEADAASELAIAVAKGEKKDTGQTVKDPEGGRDVPAVLLEPKAIYKDNVKEVVDDGFVTKDELCTGAYAKLCADAGIS
- a CDS encoding ATP-binding cassette domain-containing protein — its product is MSATPLLELRGIDKSFGPVQVLRDVAFAAHPGEVTALVGDNGAGKSTLVKCISGIYPADSGEFLFDGRPVTINSPRDASALGIEVVYQDLALCDNLDIVQNMFLGREKRSGIVLDEPTMEQMAAETLAGLSVRTVKSLRQHVSSLSGGQRQTVAIAKAVLWNSKLVILDEPTAALGVAQTAQVLELVRRLADNGLAVVLISHNMNDVFAVSDRIAALYLGQMVAQVRTTDITHSQVVELITAGRSGNLGLAAEPALSTTGSGAESADTNPGAVR
- a CDS encoding sugar ABC transporter permease — encoded protein: MTTTVVKKEGTAAVAPAPSVGSHVRNYVSRVRGGDIGALPAVLGLIVLCTVFSIMRPSFLSAGNFANLFTQGAATTLIAMGLVFVLLLGEIDLSAGFASGVCAAILANVVTVLGYPWYVAVLAAIVTGVVIGTVLGLLVAKVGIPSFVVTLAGFLAFQGIVLMLMKSGTNISVRDDTLVAIANRNLSPALGWLLAALAVGGYAAVQLLRHRNRVKRGLVTDPVAVVAARIGVLAVLLGLAVALLNQERSRNVLVTSLKGVPIVVPIIAVLLVVWTFVLQRTSYGRHIYAVGGNKEAARRAGINVDKIRISVFVICSAMAAVGGIVAASRANSVDPNTGGSNVLLYAVGAAVIGGTSLFGGKGRVLDAVLGGAVVAVIDNGMGLMGYSSGVKYVVTGLVLLLAASVDALSRRRSAAAGAR
- a CDS encoding ROK family protein; amino-acid sequence: MRAGPSQDEIRRQNLGALLRYVHVHGATTRAELTTALGLNRSTIGALTADLAGAGLVSEGTPKETGRAGRPSLVVRPESGRVYAYAYSVEVDRLRAARVGLGGAVLDRRELDRPRNLLAGEAAPLLAGAVKEMHHAVPADAVCVGAGVAVCGMVRREDGLVRLSPTTGWVDEPIGAALAAELGIDVPITVGNVADVAAFAEHARGAAAGCDNVIYLYGDVGVGAGIIAGGRRLTGHGGYGGEVGHMVVVRDGARCECGSRGCWETEIGEHGLLRTAGRDDARGRDALLGVFDAADRGDARAQKAVRQAGDWLGFGVANLVNIFNPEMVIFGGTMRDLYLAAAAQVRSRLNSMALPACLEHVRLRTPKLGDDAALVGAAELAFERLLADPLDAG
- a CDS encoding MFS transporter, producing MSRRRGPLTGLLAAELISLTGTRMSMVALPWFTLATTGSAARAGVVAFAEMLPYVLACGLGGPLLDRLGHRRVSVVADLASAPVLLAVPVLHHAGRLDFGLLVTLIALVGLLRGFGETAKRVLFPDAVTASGMALTRATALHDGLGRLATLLGAPLAGVLILALEAPAVLALDAVSFLLASLVVAALVPAPADPVRTVAPAPAPARPGRWASYLRELGEGLRFLFRDPLVGSVTVLLLVTNLADAAYSSVLAPVWAREVAGSPAALGALSASFAVGAVLGNVVFTALAPRVPRFATFAVGFLVGGAPRFLALALVDRLWAVYLISFVAGLGLAAINPILGAITYERIPEALRARVLGLGHAISWGGIPLGGLLAGYCADLATPAVAALVFGGAYLAVTVWPLLSPTWRRLDHPASGAPSPVAAPRPTDDEAPAPGDVARTG
- a CDS encoding ArsR/SmtB family transcription factor; the protein is MTPREIRPDATSLRGLAHPLRVRILNVLREQGPATATGLAERLGQSTGATSYHLRQLAQYGFVVDDPQRSAGRERWWRAAHRNTVLDGDLGDQAPADTEAYLRAVAAAYAERVDRWLGEWAALPREWAATSTLSNWRLRLTRDEAAELHERLFALLDDYRRDDPEVPAPPGTESVVLQAQLLPFLRQPDAPDTAPDAPDSRPEGER
- a CDS encoding DUF4142 domain-containing protein; this translates as MAPLESVRRRSGPQARRVAVLLVAVLAGLAPLPGTASAAPAPGNQLNAADMTLLNGVRLAGLWEMPAGQMAAQKGQSKRVREVGAEISRQHGVLDQLVVEAANRLGTTLPTDPTAEQKGWLSEMQEARGTQFDQIFVTRLRVAHGKIFPVIGAVRASTRDPIVRKLADEANTFVSDHMQMLESTGLVRWQQLPPAAMPPAQSDSLLAAARAGAPIGPSTGVSTTVVWLVFLAALGTAGLATYRVLRRS
- a CDS encoding ABC transporter ATP-binding protein, with protein sequence MSSALPVADAHQVRRYARALVRRHPRALVGALGLHALAAAAGLVAPRLLGDLVEGISQGVATVTVDRIALAIAGFVVAQAVLVRLAHLASARLGERVLAELREEFVDRVLALPLSTVERAGTGDLLTRTSRDVAALSKTVRFAMPETLIAAVTVVLIVGALLLTGPLLALPCLLAVPVLWAGTRWYLRRAPAGYLRENAAYSDITDGISEAVEGARTTEALRQQARRRARGDADIRRSYAAERYTLNLRTVFFPVAEIGYVVPVTATLLIGGWFHLKGWVSLGQVTAATLYVQQLVDPIDRLLSWLDELQVGGASMARLLGVSGDSEPAPASAGVAPADGDRRVAAHDVRYAYRDGHDVLHGVTLVPRPGETLAMVGPSGAGKSTLGRLLAGVHAPRSGSVTVAGRPLSGLPLAELRTHVALVSQEHHVFIGTLAENVAMVRPDADDEAVRSALAAVDALGWAQALPDGVDTVVGAGGHPLSPAQAQQLALARLVLADPHTLVLDEATSLIDPRAARALERSLAAVLRGRTVIAIAHRLFSAHDADRVAVVEDGRIAELGSHDELVAADGSYAALWRSWHG
- a CDS encoding ABC transporter ATP-binding protein produces the protein MRFSPAGDPGTPDDRSATRYLVWLAGRHPLLFGSGIALGVVWMVAQALMPAAVGRAIDAGLTHRDPDALLTWAATLFGLGVLQAVAGVLRHRCAVHNWLAASYRTVQLTVEATNRLGAALPRRVAAGEVVAIGTADIGQIGHAVDITARGTGSVVAIATVAAILLTASVPLGLVVVLGVPLLMGLVGLLIRPLHRQQQAYRDSEGRLTARAGDIVSGLRVLRGVGGEPVLSARYREQSQRLRVDGLRVARVEALLQAAQILLPGAFLVLVTWLGARFALRGQLSAGQLVAFYGYTAFLVSPLRNLTEAADKLTRGHVAARRVVRLLRLAPELAQPARPVPLPDGPGELVDERSGLVLRPGTFTALAATDPADATEIADRLGRYVDGDVTLHGVPLREVALATVRERILVADNDAHLFTGALLAELDPHDRGDRAAVEAALVAASATDVVAGLPDGLDSRVAERGREFSGGQRQRLRLARALVADPETLVLVEPTSAVDAHTEARIADRLGAARLGRTTLVCTTSPLVLGRAEHVIFVEDGKVVAEGRHDELLAAEPRYAAAVSREEEA